The nucleotide sequence AGCCGCGGTGGTCGCCGTCGCCGGAGATGAAGCCGTAGTAGCAGATCAGCAGCAGGAAGATGCCGCCGAAATAGCCCATCGACCAGCCGAAACCCGACACCCGCCCGATGTTCGACGGCGTGGAGATCTGTCGCAGCATCGAGTTGTAGAAGACGGCGCCGATCTCGAAGAAGATCGATCCGAGGCCGATCAGCGCGGCTCCGAGGAAGAAGTAGTGGTAGTCGGAGCGGACCCAGAACAGTCCGACGACGGTGATCGCGACCAGGGCCGAGTAGATCGCCAGCGAGCGCCGGCGCCGTCCGTCCGCGTCGGCGCGCTGGCCCGTCACCGGCGCCAGGACGGCGATCAGCAGTCCGGCGACGCCGATGGACAGCGCGTACCAGGTGTCCGCCGACGCGCCCGTGACCTGTTTCAGTTCCTTGCCGACGGACCCCGTCAGGTAGACGGAGAAGACGAACGTCACGATGACGGTGTTGAACCCGGCCGAGCCCCAGTCCCACAGACCCCACGCGGCGATCTGACCCCTGGTGCCGGTGCGCGTTCCCGGAGCGGCGACGATGTCCATGTGCGGGAGGTCCATGTGCGGGAGGTCCATGTGCGGGAGCGTAGGCGGTTCGCCCCTCCGGGAGGTGAGATTCGCCCCTCCGGCGGGTGAACCGCGCCGGGGCCGGGCCGTGCGGATGAACTACTCAGACCCGGGCCGCGCTTATCAACTTCGTCGGCGCTCATGATCGTGGCGGCATTGGGACGGGTGGGGCGCGAGTCGACCACTTCGTGAGCGCGGCGGCAAAATTGGGCGACCTGCGCGAGGGAATCGGCGAGACTGACCCGGTGCTCCTGACCATCAGCATGACCGCCGCCCCGGCCGGCGCCGCCCCGGCCGGCGCCGCCCCGGCCATGCCCGCGGCCCCGTATCCGGCCGCGGACCTGGGGTACCTGCTGCACAAGCACCCCGGCACGGTCCAGGCCTTCGATCTGCCGGTCGGGCGGGCGCACGTCTTCTACCCGGAGGTCTCCGACGAGCGGTGCACCGCGGCGCTGCTGCTGGAGGTGGATCCGATCGCCCTGGTCCGGGGCAAGGGTGGCCGGGGTGCACACCGGTCGTTCGCGCTCGGCCAGTACGTCAACGACCGTCCGTACGCCGCGTCCTCGATGCTGGCGGTGGCGATGGCCAGGGTGTTCAACACCGCGATGACCGGACGCTGCACTGCGCGGCCGGATCTGGCGGCCGGCGCTGTGCCCCTGGAGATCAACGTGCCTGCCCAACCCTGCCGCGGCGGCCCCCCGCTGGCCGAGAAGCTCTTCACCCCCATGGGTTGGACGGTGACCGCCACTGCGGTCGCGGCCGACCCCGAGGTTCCGGGGTGGGGTGACTCCCGATACGTCGAACTCAGGCTGACCGGCGTCGTGCGGTTGGCCGACGCGCTGCACCACCTGTACGTCATGCTCCCCGTCCTCGACGACTCCAAGCACTACTGGGTCGGCACCGACGAGGTGGAGAAGTTGATCAGAGCGGGCGCAGGGTGGCTCAGCGTTCATCCCGAGCGTGAACTGATCATGGCGAGGTACCTCGCGCACCGGCGCGAACTGGTCACCAGCGCGGTCGGCCGCTTGGCCGAGATCGACGACCTCGACAGCGATGTGCTCGACAACGCCGTCCCGGCCGACAGTGACGACGCGCCGCAGCGGCTGCCGACCCAGGTCGAGCATCGTCATGCGGCGGTGCTGGCCGGGCTGCACTCGGCCGGGGCGTCCTCGGTGGTCGACCTCGGTTGCGGTGAAGGGACTCTCGTCAGGGCGATGCTGTCCGATACCGCGTTCCGGCGGATACTCGGGGTCGACGTCTCCCCGCGGGCCCTCCAGGCGGCGGCCCGCCGGCTGCGACTGGACTCCTGGTCCGACGCGCAGCGCGAAAGGGTGCGACTGATCCAGTCGAGCCTGACCTACCGTGACGACAGACTGGCCGTATTCGACGCAATCGTGCTGATGGAGGTCATCGAACACGTCGACCCGAATCGGTTGGAGGCGCTGCAGCGCAATGTCTTCAGCCATGCCCGGCCGGAGAGGTTGATCATGACGACCCCCAACGTCGAGTACAACGTGCGCTATCCGGACCTGCCGGTGGGGAGCTTCCGCCACCGGGATCACCGGTTCGAGTGGACCAGGGCCCAGTTCGCGGAGTGGGCCGGGGTCGCGGCGAAGACGCATGGCTACGCGGTCCGTCACCTGCCCGTCGGTCCGCCGGACGAGGAAGTCGGATCGCCCACCCAGATGGCGATCTTCAGCCGGGCGGCGACCTCATGACGACCATCGGCATCCCGCAGCTGTCGCTGGTCCTGCTGATCGGGGTGTCCGGATCGGGCAAGTCGACGTTCGCCCGTCGGCACTTCGGCGAGTTCGAGGTGATCTCCAGCGACTTCTGTCGCGGTCTCGTCGCCGACGACCAGAACGATCAGGGCGCCACCAAGGATGCTTTCGAGGTGCTCGACTTCATCGTGGGCAAGCGGCTGGCCGCCGGTCGGCTGACCGTCGTCGATGCCACCAATGTGCAGCCAGACGCGCGTCGGCACCTGGTCGAACTGGCCCGCTCGTTCGACGTCCTGCCGGTCGCGATCGTCCTGGACGTTCCCGAGAAGGTCTGCGTGACGCGCAATGCCGACCGCCCGGACCGGACCTTCGGGGCCCAGGTCATCCGTCGTCAGCGGGATCAGCTCCGGCGGTCGCTGCGGGGCCTGGCCCGCGAAGGCTTCCGCAAGGTGCACATCCTCGATGGCGTAGCGGATGTCGAGGACGCCGTCATCGTCCGCGAGCGCCTTCTCACCGACTTCCGTCATCTCACCGGACCTTTCGACATCATCGGTGATGTCCACGGGTGTCGATCCGAGCTCGCGACCCTACTGAAGTCCCTGGGCTACGAGACCCGGGATGACGCCGGCCACCCGGTCGACGCCGCCCACCCGCAGGGCCGGACCGCTGTCTTCGTCGGCGATCTGGTCGACCGCGGTCCCGATTCGCCGGGCGTGCTGCGGCTGGTGATGGGAATGGTGGCGGCCGGTCACGCACTGGCGGTGCCCGGCAACCACGAGAACAAGTTGATCAAGGCGTTGCGCGGACGCCAGGTGCAGGTCAGCCACGGGCTCGCCGAGACCCTGGCGCAACTGGCCGACCAACCGCCGGAATTCCGGAAGCAGGTCGAGGCGTTCTGCGACGGGCTGGTGTCGCACCTGGTCCTGGACGGCGGGCGGCTGGTGGTCGCGCACGCCGGTCTGAAGGAGGCCTACCAGGGGCGGGCTTCGGGGCGGGTGCGCAGTTTTGCCCTCTACGGGGACACGACCGGCGAGACCGACGAGTTCGGGCTTCCGGTGAGACTGCCGTGGGCGAAGGACTATCGGGGCAGCGCGATGGTGGTGTACGGCCACACGCCGACCCCCGAGGTCGAGTGGGTCAACAACACCCTCTGCCTTGATACCGGCTGCGTTTTCGGCGGCAAGCTCACCGCGCTGCGCTACCCGGAGAAGGAGATCGTCGAGGTACCGGCCGAGCGGGAGTGGTACGCCCCGGCCCGGCCGTTCCTGGTCGAGGGGTCGCAGGCGCCCGACCACCCACCGATCAGGCCGGACGATGATCTATCCATCGACGACGTACTCGGCAAGACGTTGGTGCAGACGGTATTTCACGGACGTGTCGGCGTGCGTGAGGAGAACGCCGCGGGTGCACTCGAAGTGATGAGCCGGTTCGCCCTCGATCCGCACTGGCTGCTGCACCTGCCGCCGACGATGGCCCCGACGGCCACTTCGAAGCGCCCCGATCTGCTGGAACATCCGGACGATGCCTTCGCCGCGTTCCGTGCCGACGGCATCGCGCAGTTGGTCTGCCAGGAGAAGCACATGGGCTCGCGCGCGGTCGTCCTGCTGTGTCGCGACCAAGTTGTTGCACAGCAGCGGTTCCGGGCCGCGCCGGGGGTGACCGGCGTGGTCCACACCCGGACCGGGAGGACGTTCTTCGAGCCGCAGGTGACCGAGAGACTGCTGGCCACGGTGCGGGAAGCCGTGGTGGCGCAGGGACTCTGGGACGAGCTGTCGGCCGACTGGCTGCTGCTGGACTGCGAGCTGATGCCGTGGTCGGCCAAGGCCGAAGATCTGCTGCGCGACCAGTGTGCGGGCGTCGGAGCCGCCGCCGGGTCCGCCCTGCCCGCCGCGGTGGCCGTCCTGGAACGGGCGTCGTCGTCCGGTCTGGACGTCGCGGAGCTACTGGCCCGCACCCGTTCCCGGGAGGCGAACGCGCGTGCCTACGTCCGGGCCTACCGTCGATACGCGTGGCCGACCGACGGACTGGACGGCCTGCGTCTGGCGCCGTTCCAACTCCTCGCGACCGGTCGCGGTGACACCGGCGCGACCTACTACGAACGCGACCACGGCTGGCATCTCGACCTGGTCGACCGGTTGGTGCAGGCCGCACCCGACCTGCTGCAGACCACTCGGCGCCTGCTGGTGGACAGCACGGACCCCGCCTCCACGGCCGCCGGCGTCAGCTGGTGGGAGGACCTGACCGCGGCCGGCGGGGAAGGGATGGTCGTCAAGCCGTTCGCCAACCTGACCAGGATCGGGCGGACGGTGGCGCAGCCGGGCATCAAGGTGCGCGGCCGCGAGTACCTGAGGATCATCTACGGTCCGGACTACACCGAGCCGGCGAATCTGGTCCGACTGCGCGACCGCGGGCTGGGGCACAAGCGGTCGATGGCCCTGCGGGAGTACGCCCTCGGTCTGGAATCGCTGGACCGGGTGGCCCGGGGCGAGCCCCTGTGGCGGGTGCACGAGGCCGTCTTCGCGGTGCTGGCGATGGAATCCGAACCCGTCGACCCGCGTCTGTGACCGCGCTGATCAACTTCACCGGCGCTGACGATCTTCGCGATTCTGTGACGGGTGGGGTATGAATCGACCCGTTCGTGAGCGCGCGCCGGTCAGTTCACAGTCAGTCAACGCGTCCGTCAGGCAATACGGGCGGGAAGTTCGCCGGTCAGGTAGTGCTGGAGGTTCGGTCCGACGGAGGCCACGAGGTCCGCGTGCTCCATGGTCGCGAGTGCGCCGACGCGCAGCACGTACCGCCCGATGACGACGCCGAGCACCTGGGAGACGATCAGGGCGCTGCGGCGTTCAGCCTCCGCGGGTGGATAGTGCATGGATCCGAGCAGCCGGGCGACGATCTCGATGGTGACGAACCGGCCGAGCGTCGTCGCCGATCCCGGGTCTCCGACGGCGGTCCGCACTGCGGCGACCAGGGACGCCCCGGCGGGGGATTCCCAGACCTGCAGGATGGCATCGATCATCCTGGTGCCCAGACCGTCCGCTCCGCCGTCGATCAGCTGCTCGACCACCGTCCGCGGATTGATCGACACCTCGACGGTGGCCAGGAACAGGTCGTCCTTGGACCCGAAGTAGTGATGGACCAGCGCCGGGTCGACGCCGGCCATGGCGGCGATCCGGCGGATGGAGGCCTTGGCAAAACCATTGCCGGCAAACGCCTCCCGGGCCGAATCCAAGATCTGCTGCCTGGTGTCCTGGCGGCCGGGGCGACGACCGCTGCGGATGGCGGGAGTACCCGCGGTCGCGGCCGTGCCCGAGTCGGTCAT is from Nakamurella sp. PAMC28650 and encodes:
- a CDS encoding polynucleotide kinase-phosphatase, which codes for MTTIGIPQLSLVLLIGVSGSGKSTFARRHFGEFEVISSDFCRGLVADDQNDQGATKDAFEVLDFIVGKRLAAGRLTVVDATNVQPDARRHLVELARSFDVLPVAIVLDVPEKVCVTRNADRPDRTFGAQVIRRQRDQLRRSLRGLAREGFRKVHILDGVADVEDAVIVRERLLTDFRHLTGPFDIIGDVHGCRSELATLLKSLGYETRDDAGHPVDAAHPQGRTAVFVGDLVDRGPDSPGVLRLVMGMVAAGHALAVPGNHENKLIKALRGRQVQVSHGLAETLAQLADQPPEFRKQVEAFCDGLVSHLVLDGGRLVVAHAGLKEAYQGRASGRVRSFALYGDTTGETDEFGLPVRLPWAKDYRGSAMVVYGHTPTPEVEWVNNTLCLDTGCVFGGKLTALRYPEKEIVEVPAEREWYAPARPFLVEGSQAPDHPPIRPDDDLSIDDVLGKTLVQTVFHGRVGVREENAAGALEVMSRFALDPHWLLHLPPTMAPTATSKRPDLLEHPDDAFAAFRADGIAQLVCQEKHMGSRAVVLLCRDQVVAQQRFRAAPGVTGVVHTRTGRTFFEPQVTERLLATVREAVVAQGLWDELSADWLLLDCELMPWSAKAEDLLRDQCAGVGAAAGSALPAAVAVLERASSSGLDVAELLARTRSREANARAYVRAYRRYAWPTDGLDGLRLAPFQLLATGRGDTGATYYERDHGWHLDLVDRLVQAAPDLLQTTRRLLVDSTDPASTAAGVSWWEDLTAAGGEGMVVKPFANLTRIGRTVAQPGIKVRGREYLRIIYGPDYTEPANLVRLRDRGLGHKRSMALREYALGLESLDRVARGEPLWRVHEAVFAVLAMESEPVDPRL
- a CDS encoding TetR family transcriptional regulator, whose amino-acid sequence is MTDSGTAATAGTPAIRSGRRPGRQDTRQQILDSAREAFAGNGFAKASIRRIAAMAGVDPALVHHYFGSKDDLFLATVEVSINPRTVVEQLIDGGADGLGTRMIDAILQVWESPAGASLVAAVRTAVGDPGSATTLGRFVTIEIVARLLGSMHYPPAEAERRSALIVSQVLGVVIGRYVLRVGALATMEHADLVASVGPNLQHYLTGELPARIA
- a CDS encoding 3' terminal RNA ribose 2'-O-methyltransferase Hen1, giving the protein MPAAPYPAADLGYLLHKHPGTVQAFDLPVGRAHVFYPEVSDERCTAALLLEVDPIALVRGKGGRGAHRSFALGQYVNDRPYAASSMLAVAMARVFNTAMTGRCTARPDLAAGAVPLEINVPAQPCRGGPPLAEKLFTPMGWTVTATAVAADPEVPGWGDSRYVELRLTGVVRLADALHHLYVMLPVLDDSKHYWVGTDEVEKLIRAGAGWLSVHPERELIMARYLAHRRELVTSAVGRLAEIDDLDSDVLDNAVPADSDDAPQRLPTQVEHRHAAVLAGLHSAGASSVVDLGCGEGTLVRAMLSDTAFRRILGVDVSPRALQAAARRLRLDSWSDAQRERVRLIQSSLTYRDDRLAVFDAIVLMEVIEHVDPNRLEALQRNVFSHARPERLIMTTPNVEYNVRYPDLPVGSFRHRDHRFEWTRAQFAEWAGVAAKTHGYAVRHLPVGPPDEEVGSPTQMAIFSRAATS